ATACTCGTATATAGTAACCTGTTCAGTTGTAAGATGGACGAAAGTCTGAGCGAGTCGATAGAAGGCCAACATCTGCGTTCTTTGGTTCCTGAATCATGAGCCAAATGAACGCCTTTTTCAATCAGCTGGTGACCCAAATTCATTTAGCCAGATATCCGATCATCACATTGTAAACCACTTTTCTCAAACGCCAAGTACGTAGCAAGTGCAAGCAGACATCGCAGTAACCAACCTGGCGCATAGACAATTGTTTTGATAATCTAATTGGCAGTGTGTTGGTTCTCGTTTGTACGCAACGATCTGCCTAAAGTGAGCGTGGTATCTCGTTTCCCAACATGACTCTTTTGCAGGGAAAGAAAAATCGCGTAAATACTTAGAGAAACAGGGCATCCTGAGAGCACACTTCGGAGACTCCAGGCTGTAGTTACGATACCAAGAGCGGCGGCCGATAGATTGCTCGATATTCGTGTAGCATGATATATCTTAGGCGCCGCTCTTTATTATATCATCGGCTGAATGTATTCACAGCATTGACGGGCTTCTGGTAACAGAACATCTAACGATCACCGGCAATAGTCAACCATGGATGGAGTAGGTGACATTCTCAACGAGAACCATGTtgcagaggaagaagaggaggaagacgaggaattggatgaagaaatggaaGATATAGCGGGCAGAGGAGACGAGCAAGAACAGGACCAGGAAGACGATGAACAGGACGATCAAGATGATCAAGACGATCAGGACGATCAGGACGATCAGGACGATGATTTAGAGCAAAGCCAGGATCCTAACcaggatgaagatgaagacatGGATGCGGAGGACGACGAAAACGACGAAAACGACGATAATGACGAAAACCCGAATGAAGAAGACACCCAAGACGCCGCAGGCAACGGCGCACGTAAAGATACAGAGGGAGCGCGGGACGGCAATGGAACTCTCGACGGGCGCAGCTCGGAAATTGCAAAGGAGAAATCTTCCCGTGGTCCCTCCGCGTTCGAGAAGATCCATCAATATTACACACAACTCCACAACTCGGCGAAACTTGCAGACGTATACTCAATCTACCCAACAGCAGCTATCCCCATCCAGACTCATGTACACAGCATGGCAATGTCGAAAGGACTAAAGTACCTATTTCTTGGCGGACAAGATGGTTATGTAAGGAAATTCGATTTTCTCAACACAATCGAGGGAAAGCTGTCCCTCACAATTCTACAAAAACACTCTTTGGTTGAATCTATATCGAATGCAGGGATACTACTTTCTTACTGGGAAAACGAGGTACCGCAGCAGCGCAATAGTCTGAAGCTGTCCAAAACGGGGAAGGAATATGAGCCGGCAGTATCGCCAGTGCACGCCATTGATGTTCAGAGCGaatgcctttttcttctaagTGGGCTCGAAAACGGAGGTATCACAATGCAAGGGTGTCGCTATATGGAGGGCCATATAGCACACTATTTTCAGAAACACACGAGTACCGTTAATCAGTTGAAAATCAACAATGATGAGAGCAAGTTTATCAGCGGTGGTTGGGATAAGCAAATCTTGGAGTGGGACTTGAACTCGGGTCAGTGTGTCAATGAATTTCGAGGCTCTACCGCACAAATATCTTCTTTGGAATTTAGACCGTTATATTCAACTGTAGTAATCGACAGTGCAACAAACAAAGAAGATAGTGCTGGAGGAGAGGACTCTCAAATTAAGAGAGACGATGATGATCTCGACTCGCTTTTtggcgatgaagaagaagaggagaagcGCAGAGCCCAAGAAAGCGCGCAGGAACCTGCCAGGCCGGAAGACGGACCAAAAAGTCAACCGCTTTCCAAAGACGAGATATCTCAAACAACACTGAGGACTGTTTACGATGAGAATACCTTTTTGGCCTCGTGCACCAACGGTTCTGTTCAAGTTTGGGACCGCCgtatttcaacaaaacctgCTCTAAATTTGATACGTGGAAATCAAGTACCTCCGTGGTGCATGTCGGCATGCTGGTCTACGGATGGTGATCGTATATATGCGGGAAGAAGAAATGCTGTAGTCGAAGAATACGACTTGAAAATGGGGTTGAATCCATCTAAAACCTTAAAATTCCCCAGCATATCAGGTCCTGTCTCCTGTGTCCGGGCAATGCCTAACAATAAACATGTTCTATGCGCCTCTTACGATAACGTAAGAATATATGACGTGTCTCAGTACGGATCCAGCAAAGTGCCGTTCCTGATCGTTCCGGGGCATCATGGAGGTATGATATCGAACCTTTACGTTGATCCAACTTGCCGCTTTCTAATCAGCACCAGCGGTGACAGAGGCTGGCAGGGTATATCTACCGACGCTACGTTGATATATGACATAGATGTAGAATaggttcaaaaagagataAAACAGGCGTGTATTATTATTACTTGTCTAACGGTCAACGTAGAGGATTCTATACAGAGATTGAGGTGCTCTGAAAGGCTTGTGTGAGCTAGGTCCGGCCTATCTTCAACAAGGTTTTCAGAGGATCTAGCCAAACTCTCCGTGGTTGAGTAAGCCCTAGGAACTTGAGAGATTTTATCTGGTCAAAGTACAGCTCGATGCGACGATGCCCTTGATGCCCTTCAAGCGACTGCATATACAGCTTCAATAAGATTGCGGCCACCCCAATAAAGAGAGAGAATTTTACTAAGATAGAGCCTCTACCTTGCGCAAGCAGCCTCCATTTGGGAACCGGCGACTTCTTATTGTCCAGTCTGGCGTTCCGTGATCCCACAGATTCATTGAGGCAAATTTCTCTGGATAGCCATGTCAAAACCTCCTCTAACAGTATCGGCCCGCGAGAGTTTGTTAGTAGCACGCTGTATTTGTTTAggattttctttgactCTCTGGGCAGTTCGAGAGAAGAATTCCTACTTGCATCAAGGATGTCGTTCCAGAGCTGAACGCTGGACCCAGCAATCATTTCCTGCTGAATTACACCGTGTATCAGATCGGTGCTATTGTCGAAGTTATCGATATTCTCTTTGTACCTTAACAGAAGATCATCCTTTTTGGCCAACAGGAGATAACTATAAGCAACAAGGGGCACCATCATAGAGTTCGCGGAAATGACaaggtcaaaaacttggaatACAATGCTCGGCGCATCATCGCTTTGAGGTCTCAGGTCGTGTGAAAATAAGGTAAGAATAGAGGAGAGTGCGAAGAAGGGATCAATTTTGTCAAGCTGGAAGGTTCGATAGAAGTAAGAGTCTTTTTGCTTGACTATGAGTGGAATGAGAGCCAATTGGTCGATCGTAAAGGTAAGGGAGTTCATCATGAAGTCGCGCAAGTACAGCAGGGTAAAAATAACCACGGcttcgaagagctgctcacTGTCGACAAGCAGGAGCGAGTCGTCGGCAAGCTTTGTGGAAATGGAGCTCGAACTGAGACTTTCAGAGATGTCCGAACCGTCTGAATCGTGCGGCGCGTCCATACCCTCTGCAGAAGCCGTGCTGCTCGTTGAGGCACTGAGGTTGTGTCCGACACCTGGGGCGCTGGCGTGGGCGAAAACCAGGACGAAGACGGCGCAGACGTCGTGGTAGCCCTGGTAGTAACTGAGCTGCGGGAACGCCCGGAGGACCCTGACGATGGTGCGCTCCAAAGCGTGACGCAAAAAAGCCTTGGCATTGTCATCTTTGATATCGCCAAAGGAGCGCTTCACGTCCAGGGCAATCTGGTGCTCGTCGCGATGTGGATCACCGCCCCCGTTCTTGCTGCTACTGGCGGTGTCAAAGGGCAGCCGCGACTTGAGC
The Lachancea thermotolerans CBS 6340 chromosome G complete sequence genome window above contains:
- the SPT8 gene encoding SAGA complex subunit SPT8 (similar to uniprot|P38915 Saccharomyces cerevisiae YLR055C SPT8 Subunit of the SAGA transcriptional regulatory complex but not present in SAGA- like complex SLIK/SALSA required for SAGA-mediated inhibition at some promoters), translating into MDGVGDILNENHVAEEEEEEDEELDEEMEDIAGRGDEQEQDQEDDEQDDQDDQDDQDDQDDQDDDLEQSQDPNQDEDEDMDAEDDENDENDDNDENPNEEDTQDAAGNGARKDTEGARDGNGTLDGRSSEIAKEKSSRGPSAFEKIHQYYTQLHNSAKLADVYSIYPTAAIPIQTHVHSMAMSKGLKYLFLGGQDGYVRKFDFLNTIEGKLSLTILQKHSLVESISNAGILLSYWENEVPQQRNSLKLSKTGKEYEPAVSPVHAIDVQSECLFLLSGLENGGITMQGCRYMEGHIAHYFQKHTSTVNQLKINNDESKFISGGWDKQILEWDLNSGQCVNEFRGSTAQISSLEFRPLYSTVVIDSATNKEDSAGGEDSQIKRDDDDLDSLFGDEEEEEKRRAQESAQEPARPEDGPKSQPLSKDEISQTTLRTVYDENTFLASCTNGSVQVWDRRISTKPALNLIRGNQVPPWCMSACWSTDGDRIYAGRRNAVVEEYDLKMGLNPSKTLKFPSISGPVSCVRAMPNNKHVLCASYDNVRIYDVSQYGSSKVPFLIVPGHHGGMISNLYVDPTCRFLISTSGDRGWQGISTDATLIYDIDVE
- the GYP8 gene encoding GTPase-activating protein GYP8 (weakly similar to uniprot|P43570 Saccharomyces cerevisiae YFL027C GYP8 GTPase-activating protein for yeast Rab family members Ypt1p is the preferred in vitro substrate but also acts on Sec4p Ypt31p and Ypt32p involved in the regulation of ER to Golgi vesicle transport) produces the protein MASSYTVRVNDHEFLSESVMDEKSVVYFRHSERLSKKTHGLSCALADGDLEALAALGRDTDGFLKHELRGPAWLALLKSRLPFDTASSSKNGGGDPHRDEHQIALDVKRSFGDIKDDNAKAFLRHALERTIVRVLRAFPQLSYYQGYHDVCAVFVLVFAHASAPGVGHNLSASTSSTASAEGMDAPHDSDGSDISESLSSSSISTKLADDSLLLVDSEQLFEAVVIFTLLYLRDFMMNSLTFTIDQLALIPLIVKQKDSYFYRTFQLDKIDPFFALSSILTLFSHDLRPQSDDAPSIVFQVFDLVISANSMMVPLVAYSYLLLAKKDDLLLRYKENIDNFDNSTDLIHGVIQQEMIAGSSVQLWNDILDASRNSSLELPRESKKILNKYSVLLTNSRGPILLEEVLTWLSREICLNESVGSRNARLDNKKSPVPKWRLLAQGRGSILVKFSLFIGVAAILLKLYMQSLEGHQGHRRIELYFDQIKSLKFLGLTQPRRVWLDPLKTLLKIGRT